A genomic region of Mus musculus strain C57BL/6J chromosome 7, GRCm38.p6 C57BL/6J contains the following coding sequences:
- the Gm42372 gene encoding predicted gene, 42372, which translates to MVFGVQDIALLEHGCKALEVDSYKSLMILGIPEDCSHQEFEDIIRVPLKPLGKFEVAGKAFLEEDRSKAAIIRLAEDLNYDVVPREIKGKGGVWRVVYMPKWQDIEFLTKLNMFLRREGRTVEDVARILRQELCPTTLGLGELPPRKGCLSPQGENEDKGPITKGNGVPPLEDPEKEDKPEEGKKGKKKNKKNRRRQQASDKKL; encoded by the coding sequence ATGGTATTTGGAGTGCAGGACATTGCATTGTTAGAACATGGTTGCAAGGCCTTGGAGGTAGACAGTTACAAGTCCTTGATGATCTTGGGGATCCCAGAGGACTGTAGCCACCAAGAATTTGAAGACATCATACGGGTTCCCCTCAAACCACTGGGCAAGTTTGAAGTGGCTGGGAAGGCCTTTCTGGAGGAGGACAGATCCAAGGCAGCTATCATTAGGTTGGCAGAAGACCTCAATTACGATGTGGTCCCCAGGGAGATCAAAGGCAAGGGCGGTGTGTGGAGAGTGGTCTACATGCCCAAATGGCAGGACATTGAATTCCTCACCAAACTCAATATGTTCCTGCGGAGAGAGGGCAGGACGGTAGAGGATGTGGCCCGCATCCTCAGGCAGGAGCTGTGTCCCACCACGCTAGGTCTCGGAGAGCTACCTCCCAGGAAGGGCTGCCTGTCTCCGCAAGGGGAGAATGAAGACAAGGGGCCCATCACCAAGGGTAATGGGGTGCCCCCTCTGGAGGACCCAGAGAAGGAGGACAAGcctgaagaaggaaagaagggcaagaagaaaaacaagaaaaatcggCGCCGACAGCAGGCTTCTGATAAGAAGCTGTGA
- the Ccdc8 gene encoding coiled-coil domain-containing protein 8 homolog encodes MLQIGEDVDYLLIPREVRLAGGVWRVISKPATKEAEFRERLIQFLQEEGRTLEDVARIIEKSTPHPPQPRKRTKELRVRRVPQMVTPPLRLVVGTYDSSNGSDSELSDFDTSKVKGNRSSSGRTRKVRKMPVSYLGSKFLGSDVESEDDQELVEAFLRRGEKPSAPPPRRRVNLPVPMFENNLGPQPSKADRWREYVSQVSWGKLKQRVKGWAPRSGSEVGQTQQASTAAERAGEMRHSQASSDDDSSRNTGDRSDQMLGTRRWKPKIKWVSLRRCRKEQVPPFAQGTGMPAEEHPEAAENQGAEAAANQRAEPLASPRAEAAASPRAETAADPRVEAVASPRAEAAASPRAEAVADPRAEAAASPRAEAAASPRTEAAASLRAEAVASPRAEAAASPRAEAAADPRAEAAASPIAEAAANQKAELVDSPRAETAADPRAEAAASPRAEAVADPRVEAAASPIAEAAANQKAELVDSPRAETAADPRAEAAASPRAEAAADPRAEVAASPRAEAAASPRAEAEASPRAEAAASPKAEAEANLRVEAAAYLRAGVPPDQRAEAIDSQRAEGPANQRTGATENQRVEVLADQRAGVLHDQREEAGPQGIQEASAGSGSRAQKQVKTVRFQTPGRFSWFRMRRRVFWHTPRLPTLPRRVPRAGEARSLRVLRADIRADVEHREQEEQL; translated from the coding sequence ATGCTGCAGATTGGGGAGGATGTTGACTATCTGCTCATCCCCCGGGAGGTCCGCCTGGCTGGGGGCGTGTGGAGAGTCATCTCCAAGCCTGCAACGAAGGAAGCTGAGTTTCGGGAGCGGCTAATCCAGTTTTTGCAGGAGGAGGGCCGCACCCTGGAAGATGTGGCCCGTATCATCGAAAAGAGCACTccacacccaccccaaccccGCAAAAGAACCAAGGAGCTGAGAGTGAGGAGAGTCCCGCAGATGGTCACTCCTCCACTTCGGCTGGTTGTAGGTACCTATGACAGCAGCAATGGCAGCGACAGTGAGTTGAGTGACTTCGATACCTCCAAAGTCAAAGGCAACAGGAGCTCCTCCGGGAGGACCAGGAAGGTGCGCAAAATGCCGGTCAGTTACTTGGGCAGCAAATTCCTGGGCAGCGATGTGGAGAGTGAGGATGATCAGGAGCTGGTGGAGGCCTTCCTCCGCCGTGGGGAGAAGCCCAGCGCGCCTCCTCCACGACGCCGAGTCAATCTTCCAGTGCCCATGTTTGAGAACAACCTGGGGCCCCAGCCATCCAAGGCCGACAGATGGAGGGAGTATGTTAGCCAGGTGTCCTGGGGGAAGCTGAAACAGAGGGTGAAGGGCTGGGCACCCAGATCAGGCTCCGAGGTGGGCCAGACCCAGCAGGCCTCCACAGCAGctgagagggctggagaaatgagaCACAGCCAAGCCAGCTCGGACGATGATAGCTCCAGAAACACAGGAGACCGGAGTGACCAGATGCTGGGTACTAGACGCTGGAAGCCCAAGATCAAGTGGGTTTCCCTGAGACGATGCAGGAAGGAGCAGGTGCCACCCTTCGCTCAGGGAACAGGCATGCCAGCTGAGGAGCACCCAGAGGCTGCAGAGAACCAGGGGGCAGAGGCTGCAGCTAACCAGAGGGCAGAGCCTCTAGCTAGTCCAAGGGCAGAGGCTGCAGCTAGTCCAAGGGCAGAGACTGCAGCTGATCCAAGAGTAGAGGCTGTTGCTAGTCCAAGAGCAGAGGCTGCAGCTAGTCCAAGGGCAGAGGCTGTAGCTGATCCAAGAGCAGAGGCTGCAGCTAGTCCAAGGGCAGAGGCTGCAGCTAGTCCAAGGACTGAGGCTGCAGCTAGTCTCAGGGCAGAGGCTGTTGCTAGTCCCAGGGCAGAGGCTGCAGCTAGTCCAAGGGCAGAGGCTGCAGCTGATCCAAGAGCAGAGGCTGCAGCTAGTCCAATAGCAGAGGCTGCTGCTAACCAGAAGGCAGAGCTTGTAGATAGTCCAAGGGCAGAGACTGCAGCTGATCCAAGAGCAGAGGCTGCAGCTAGTCCAAGGGCAGAGGCTGTAGCTGATCCAAGAGTAGAGGCTGCAGCTAGTCCAATAGCAGAGGCTGCTGCTAACCAGAAGGCAGAGCTTGTAGATAGTCCAAGGGCAGAGACTGCAGCTGATCCAAGAGCAGAGGCTGCAGCTAGTCCAAGGGCAGAGGCTGCAGCTGATCCAAGAGCAGAGGTTGCAGCTAGTCCAAGGGCAGAGGCTGCAGCTAGTCCAAGGGCAGAGGCTGAAGCTAGTCCAAGGGCAGAGGCTGCAGCTAGTCCAAAGGCAGAGGCTGAAGCTAATCTGAGGGTAGAGGCTGCAGCTTATCTCAGGGCAGGAGTCCCACCTGACCAGAGGGCAGAAGCCATAGATAGTCAGAGGGCAGAGGGCCCAGCTAACCAAAGAACTGGTGCTACAGAAAATCAGAGGGTGGAGGTCCTAGCTGACCAAAGGGCAGGGGTCCTCCATGAccagagggaggaggcaggaccTCAGGGTATACAGGAAGCCTCAGCTGGTTCGGGATCTAGGGCCCAGAAACAGGTAAAGACAGTGAGGTTCCAGACCCCAGGACGCTTCTCATGGTTTCGCATGCGCAGGAGAGTCTTCTGGCACACTCCCAGGTTGCCAACCCTGCCCAGGAGAGTCCCCAGGGCAGGTGAGGCCAGGAGCCTCCGGGTACTAAGGGCTGACATCAGAGCAGATGTGGAACACAGAGAGCAAGAAGAACAGCTGTAA